A genome region from Hippopotamus amphibius kiboko isolate mHipAmp2 chromosome 1, mHipAmp2.hap2, whole genome shotgun sequence includes the following:
- the LOC130860022 gene encoding LOW QUALITY PROTEIN: G2/mitotic-specific cyclin-B1-like (The sequence of the model RefSeq protein was modified relative to this genomic sequence to represent the inferred CDS: deleted 1 base in 1 codon) yields MVLQITRNTKVNVENKAKISMAGAKHVPVAPVAASKPGLRPRTALGDIGNKLSEQPQAKLPLKKEAKTSAAGKVIAKKLPEPLEKAPVPVPEPQPEPELEREPEAEPESVKEEKLSPGPILVDTPSPSPTETSGCAPAEEYLCQAFSDVILAGNDVDAEDGADPNLCSEYVKDIYAYLRQLEGEQAVRPKYLLGREVTGNTRAILIDWLVQVQMKFRLLQETMYMSVTIIDRFMQDNCVPKKMLQLVGVTAMFIASKYEEMYPPEIGDFAFVTDNTYTKYQIRQMEMKILRALNFSLGRPLPLHFLRRASKIGEVDVELHTLAKYLMELTMLDYDMVHFPPSQIAAGAFCLAMKILDNGEWTVKNKYATSKHAKISTLAQLNSALVQDLTKAVAKV; encoded by the exons ATGGTGCTCCAGATCACCAGGAACACGAAAGTTAATGTGGAAAATAAGGCGAAGATCAGTATGGCAGGCGCAAAGCACGTGCCTGTGGCCCCTGTTGCAGCCTCTAAACCCGGACTGAGGCCAAGAACAGCTCTCGGAGACATTGGTAACAAACTCAGCGAACAGCCACAGGCCAAACTGCCCctgaaaaaggaagcaaaaacttCAGCTGCTGGAAAAGTTATTGCTAAGAAACTACCAGAACCTCTGGAAAAGGCTCCTGTACCTGTGCCAGAGCCCCAGCCAGAGCCGGAGCTGGAGCGGGAGCCAGAGGCAGAACCTGAGTCTGTTAAAGAAGAGAAACTTTCTCCTGGGCCTATTTTGGTTGATACTCCCTCTCCAAGTCCCACGGAAACATCTGGCTGTGCCCCTGCAGAAGAATATCTGTGTCAGGCTTTCTCTGATGTAATTCTTGCAGGGAATGATGTGGATGCAGAAGACGGA GCAGATCCAAACCTTTGTAGTGAATATGTAAAAGATATCTATGCTTATCTGAGACAACTTGAGGGAGAGCAAGCAGTCAGACCAAAATACCTACTGGGTCGTGAAGTCACTGGAAACACGAGAGCCATCCTAATTGACTGGCTTGTGCAGGTTCAAATGAAATTCAGGTTACTGCAGGAGACCATGTATATGAGTGTTACCATTATTGATCGGTTCATGCAGGATAATTGTGTGCCCAAGAAGATGCTGCAGCTGGTTGGTGTCACAGCCATGTTTATTGCAAGCAAATATGAGGAAATGTATCCTCCAGAAATTGGTGACTTTGCCTTTGTGACTGACAACACTTACACTAAGTACCAAATCAGACAGATGGAAATGAAGATTCTAAGAGCTTTAAATTTTAGTCTGGGTCGCCCTCTACCCCTGCATTTCCTTCGGAGAGCATCTAAGATTGGAGAGGTTGATGTTGAGCTACATACCTTGGCCAAATATCTGATGGAACTAACTATGTTGGACTACGATATGGTGCACTTTCCTCCTTCTCAGATTGCAGCGGGAGCTTTTTGCTTAGCAATGAAAATTCTTGATAATGGTGAATG GACTGTCAAGAACAAGTATGCCACGTCTAAGCATGCTAAGATCAGCACGCTAGCACAGCTGAATTCTGCACTAGTTCAAGATTTAACCAAGGCTGTCGCAAAGGTGTAA